The Musa acuminata AAA Group cultivar baxijiao chromosome BXJ2-2, Cavendish_Baxijiao_AAA, whole genome shotgun sequence genome has a segment encoding these proteins:
- the LOC103975261 gene encoding hypothetical protein At1g04090, which translates to MGNSTATGALSPLPIDTSFRLPSPLPSWPPGGEFAEGRIDLGGLEVRQVSTFTKVWAVRGGGQEDLGATFFRPSPVPPGFSVLGYYAQPNNRPLFGWVLVAKDTGNGDALAKPTDYTLVWSSESSTIKQDGRGYFWLPTPPQGYAAVGLVVTNSSEKPSVEEIRCVRSDLTDQSQSDAYVWSTDGFSVNGLRPSTRGIKALGVSVGTFIAQANGATTATSLACLKNRASNFTSMPNLMQAEALMKAYSPWIYYHPDEEYLPSSVSWLFDNGALLYQKGNQNPTPIGSDGSNLPQGGSNDGAYWIDLPVDGGRRDKVKKGDLSSTKVYLQIKPMLGATFTDVVIWIFYPFNGPAKAKVQLLSIPLGKIGQHVGDWEHMTLRISNFNGELWRVYFSQHSSGTWVDASQLEFQEGNKPVGYSSLHGHAMYAKPGLVLQGDSKLGIGIRNDTAKGSGIDSGGSFEVVAAEYMGSAVSEPAWLNYMRQWGPTVSYDIANELKKVEKLLPKNLRSKLENIIKSLPAEVLGEEGPTGPKEKNSWAMDEK; encoded by the exons aTGGGAAACAGCACTGCCACCGGAGCTCTCTCCCCTCTCCCAATCGATACATCCTTTAGGCTTCCGTCTCCGTTGCCATCTTGGCCACCGG GTGGAGAGTTTGCCGAAGGGAGAATAGATCTTGGAGGTCTAGAGGTGCGCCAAGTCTCCACATTCACCAAAGTTTGGGCTGTGCGTGGAGGAGGGCAAGAGGATCTCGGTGCAACCTTCTTTAGGCCTTCGCCAGTTCCCCCCGGCTTCTCGGTGCTGGGTTACTACGCGCAACCAAACAACCGGCCTCTCTTTGGCTGGGTTTTGGTCGCGAAGGACACCGGCAATGGCGACGCCCTTGCAAAGCCAACGGACTACACGCTTGTTTGGAGCAGCGAGTCTTCTACCATCAAACAAGACGGTCGTGGCTACTTCTGGCTGCCGACACCGCCTCAAGGCTACGCGGCGGTCGGTCTTGTAGTCACAAACTCGTCGGAGAAGCCGTCGGTCGAGGAGATCAGGTGCGTGAGGAGCGACCTAACTGATCAGTCCCAGAGCGACGCGtacgtatggagcaccgatggatTCAGTGTCAATGGCTTAAGACCATCTACAAGGGGCATCAAAGCACTTGGCGTATCGGTTGGAACGTTCATAGCCCAAGCAAACGGAGCTACGACTGCCACAAGTTTGGCTTGTCTGAAGAACAGGGCATCCAACTTCACTTCCATGCCAAACCTGATGCAGGCGGAGGCTCTCATGAAAGCTTACTCACCATGGATCTACTACCACCCGGATGAGGAGTACCTCCCCTCATCCGTGAGTTGGTTATTCGACAACGGAGCTCTCCTGTACCAGAAAGGAAACCAGAATCCTACTCCTATCGGCTCCGATGGCTCGAACCTGCCTCAGGGGGGTTCAAACGACGGCGCCTACTGGATAGATCTTCCCGTCGATGGCGGGCGGAGAGATAAGGTCAAGAAAGGAGATCTTTCCAGCACGAAGGTATACCTTCAAATCAAACCCATGCTCGGTGCGACCTTCACCGACGTGGTCATATGGATCTTCTACCCCTTCAACGGGCCTGCAAAGGCTAAGGTGCAGTTGCTCAGCATCCCGCTGGGGAAGATAGGGCAGCACGTTGGTGACTGGGAGCACATGACGCTAAGGATAAGCAACTTCAATGGGGAGCTATGGCGGGTCTACTTCTCCCAGCACAGCTCCGGGACATGGGTGGACGCTTCCCagctagagttccaagaaggaaaCAAGCCTGTGGGGTACTCTTCCTTGCATGGCCACGCCATGTACGCGAAGCCAGGGCTCGTGCTGCAAGGGGATTCCAAGCTGGGCATTGGCATCAGGAATGACACCGCGAAGGGGAGCGGGATCGACAGTGGAGGCAGCTTCGAGGTGGTGGCGGCAGAGTATATGGGGTCGGCGGTGTCCGAACCCGCATGGCTCAACTACATGAGGCAGTGGGGACCGACGGTGAGCTACGACATCGCGAATGAGCTCAAGAAAGTAGAGAAGCTGCTGCCTAAAAACCTCAGGTCCAAGCTCGAGaacatcatcaaaagtcttcctgcGGAAGTTCTTGGGGAAGAAGGGCCTACCGGACCAAAGGAGAAGAACAGCTGGGCAATGGACGAGAAGTAG